The Pseudopipra pipra isolate bDixPip1 chromosome 8, bDixPip1.hap1, whole genome shotgun sequence sequence ctcggctcggctgtCCCGCACTGTCTCCGCCGGGACCCGTCCTTCCCTCTCCGTCGCCGGCAGccggggagggggagcgggCGTGAGGCCTCTCGTCGGCCTCCTCACGGTTTCGGGGCTCTTCGCCCTCCTTAAAGGCCCCGCACCCCGAGTCGGTGCTGTAATCTGCCGTCCCAGGGGAGCGGGGGAGCCGGGGCGGTGCTGAGGGGGTGTCTCCAGCAGGTGCAGGTGTATCTCTCGTCCGGACTCTGGGCTCCCTTTGTGCAGGTCTCGGTCAGCCCTGTGCCCGAGTTGTTTTCCAGGCTAAGCGGTGCTGTCAGCACAGTGTTTGGTGTGACGTTGGAATGTATCTCGGCTGTAGTGTTTCGggctgatattttaaaatggcCAGTTTCAAGCTGTGGAGTCAAGTTCCtagtttccttttgttttgcaaggTCGCTGTACAGTACAGACAAAAAGAGCACCGCGGGTGGCCAGCACAGGAGTGGAGTTAAGGTCAGTGCTGTGGCCGTGATAAAGAATCTGTGGTGTTTGGTTGCTGTTGACGTGCCATGTTTAGTCGGCATTGGTGCTATCCTGGTTCTGTGACATTCCTCCAGTTTCTTGTTCAGGCTTCCCTTTTGCTCCTGAAACCACTGGTGTTGCAGAAGTAGGATTCTACAGTGACCAGTTAACCCCACAGCAAGCAGATTTAGGACACCCTACAGTAGGTACCAAGTTACTTGGATGGATTTCTACCAGAAGTTGGTAGTCGTGACTCGAGCTACAAAGCTTACACTTTTACAGGTAGTGCAGTTAAGGGAGATTTTTGTTACTTCATATCACTTGTTGAGAACGTTCCATTTGACCATTTTATCAAATATTAGTAAATAACTACAGTGATTTTCTCTAGCAGTAACTCTGTCATGCTTCTAGTTATTATGGGAGTGGTCTACCATTTGTTGCCATTTTAATTTCCCACCTCTGTTCTGAATACCATCTCTTTCCAATTCTTGTTCGGTTTCATTCTTCTGAGGTAAACAGACAAAAGAAAGTCTGATCATCTGGTATTTTTTGAGCTGGAGTGGTTGTTTCTGGCTTTCCAAATGAGGTTCTTCTAGAATAGGATTGTTCTTCATGCTTTTATGATGTTCCCTGTgtaacttttctttctgctttagaGACTTCCATATGATTTGGAAACCCACAGTTTTCTTTAGTGTGGCATTTAAGAACTTTGCATTTGATAGATGTGAAATTATGGTTACACTGTTTATGAAAGTATCTTTCATCCTGTTAGCCTTATTAGATTCTGTTTCTACTCTTTCGAAATGAAGCAATGCTTTCCGATGTGCTGACTGCAAGGCAGTGTGAAATTTCCTGGTTATGCAGTAACTTCTGCACAAAACATGAAGAGATACCGGGTAAGGACCTCCCAGAAGAGTAGAGATTAAATTCAGAGCTAGTTACTGCTTACTTCTAGTTTGCTGCAGAATTGACTactgctggttttctttttttttttttttcattaactaccctcatcactctctgctgcctttccagGGGAAGAAAAACTACAGGGATTTGGCCACCAGCCTGTCTCTGGAGTACTAGAAGAGGAGAGAGAGTGGCAAGGAAATAGGATTGTTTCAAACAGAAAGTTAAAATGAAGGGGAGAAGTTCAAAAAGGCAAACTGTTTTGATGTGCCTGTAATAAATAGAGCTTTCCTGAAAATCACGAAACTGGAAGTTTAATGCtagataaaatgtatttatatgaTGGTATGTTTATCCTGTCTGACTTCCTGATGTTTCAGACTGGCTATAAAGGCTGACAGCTATGTTGTATCCTAAGGGGTAGGAAGGGATAAGATCTGGAGTAGAGGAAATGCTGTAAGAACTTCATAGTTTCACAGAGTGCCTAGAGGAGTTCTTTGGAGAACAAAGTGCTGTTAGAAAACAGTGGTGTTGCTTGGGAGCTTGTCAGTCTAGACATACTGTCTGAAGTTAAGCTTGGGTGGATTTAGGGTGGTGCAGAATTGTGCCTGAACACAACTAAGGGATTTTGGTGGCAAGCCTGATTGTTTGTTCACAGTAATTTTAATAATTGGTGTGTTCAGTATGATAACTCCTACAGAGGAGGCAAGGCTATAATATGCAGACATGTTAGTAAGCATATTTTTTCTCATACTGGTTGGGATTCTGATTTCTAAGTCGTTTTGCCACTGGGATGTGTTTCATTGCATCCTGCCATTGGTTAGTCGGTCTTGAGTGACTCCTCAAAGGAGGACAGCACATGGACTTCAAGACTATACATTAGTCATAGAAGGATGTATTTCACTTGGGAGCTTCCTTAAAAAGTGGGCAACTGAGTAACCAGTGAACAAGCTGATAACTGCACATGGAAGTGTGTTGATCTTAGTCCTGCGGGTGGAAGAACAATGAGGACATGAAGCCTTGCTCTGCAGGCCCAGCCATCAGTGCTGCCTCCATGACAGATTCATCTTGGAGTTCCTCAGAGAAGCTTGGGTTGGGGGATTCTTACTCATCTTAAGCTGAGGAACCTGAATTCATTTACCTTGATAGTGCTTTGCTTTGCCATTGCATTAGGGAGGCACTGTATTTCTACGCTGTGCTGTTGTGTGGGGTGGAATAGATGTTCCTTGGGGCAGGAGTTGCTTCTCTGTAGTCTGTGATGCACCACTGAAAGAATAGTGCATGTTTTTGCGGGCATTTTAAATTCCAGGTGTTGCAaatgctgaaaacaaaacaaatcgTGTCATCTTTAATTGAGAAGGAGTATTGTGCAAAGAAGCCTTTATTCTTCCCACCTCTGGAAACTGAGACGCTGTGGCTTTTGTGTGAGGTGGAAAATAATTCAGGCTGTCAGGTTATGCAAGTTAGTGCGTAGGGCTGTTCTGCCCATCTGTCTTATGCAGAGCCATTTTTCTGGGGTTCCTGTTCCGAATTCTTCGTTCACACACCTAATTGTGCAGTTTGTTGTCCTGTCAGTTCCATGTCATGGTTGAGGAGATTGTTTTCATCATAAGTCCTGTACCTGGATACTCCTCCAATGTTAATGGGCAGTTGATGTTGTGCTTGTTAATGCTCAGGCCGGCTTGCAGTACTTACAAAACAAATACATGTGTACTTTTGTTACAGGCATAAAAAAATTGGACTTAAAGAGATTTTGAAACCTGTTAGAAGTGATAGATTCGAAGACTGGTTTAAAAATAGCTGTTGTTTTATCTTATTGGTACATACTGCTTGATTGTTTTTCTGCCACAACTCAGTAAGAACAGAAGCATTCAAACATttagttatatatatatctgcTTCAATGTGTGTTTCATAGATGTGTAGGCTAACAGGACATACAGACTTTAAAATTTATGTTGCAAATAACTTTTGCTATTGTAAATTGACTCAAAATTTATTGATATTTGTggtttagatttttattttaaacatgcTGTCTTTAGATGGTAATAAACATACTGAGACAGTTTTTTTGGCTGTAACATAACatgttttaatttgctttcaaaatatcagctgtgatatcacagcaatattttttttttgcattaaaaccATGTATGGAAATAGAATACATACTTTATTACTGACTAACAATTATATCAATAAATGTTCTGATAAATATGTGCTCTACATTTACCAAATTTATAAAGAGCAGAGAATTCTTAAAGTAGTCTTAAGTATGACCACTGTGGAGCTTTTCGTGGAACAAATGGTTCCAAGCAGTGGTGTATGCATGGAGTTGGTAGGAAATGAGTCTGTGGTCTACAGTGCATTTTGTGCAAGAAATGAAGAACATAGCTGACAAAGATAAACctctatattttaaataatgatgTGGCAAAAGGTTCTGGTTGTGGTTTTGTGTTGATTAGAGAATGAAAACAACTTTGAGTGATGCTGTGTGCAGTTCATTTTGGGCTTCTGATAatctgcagtcttttttctgattattttaaactggaaaaaaagacacttttaggggtttttttgttgttcttacTACTCATGCTCATAGTCACTGAGTATCCCTGAGTACTGTGCAGAAAAGATTTATCTCCTTGTTACCAAAGTATCCTTTACAATGTCGTTCTAGCAGCTTTTTGGGAGAGAAGCCTGGCTGCTAATCAAGATGTAAGTGTTAAATTGCCCTTGCAGTCTTCAACTTTATACTGTTATGAAATACATCCTGTATTATTCTTTGACCATGAACACTAGTCTGCACAGTCAGAAATGTCTCCAGCATTTATAGCGTACCGTGGCCTGTGTTTCACAGCTATTAAACTTGAATCTTAAATTTTTGTCTCACGATGCTGCAGGGGTGTTTTGGAGCGTGTGTGGTGCAAGGAAAGGTGATAGTTTGGAAGCTTTGCTGTGTCCATCTCCAGGAGTATTCTAGCCAACAGTATTCTATTCTACCGTGTactattttgtgtgtttgagaGGATTAGAAGACTTATTCCTTCAAGTTCCCAGCTTAGCTATTTTTCTCTGTATAGTTTATCCTGGCTGTTCTGGGACAGTGTAGCGTGTGTTGGAGCTCTTGACAGATGCTTTTATGCTGTGATACTCACCAGTGTTTAAAATAACTGATACTTCTGATGCACCTCCTGCAGGCAGAACTTAGGGTTTGTGTATTCTGATAAAACATGTTGCACCAGTGTACACTGTAACTTATAGTGGTGACTTTCTCTTCTGAAAGTGAATCTGCACCACTTTGAGCTGTAGATCCCCTTTGTTAGCATGTGTACATCAAAGTCTTGCACCAGCATTTTCTATACTAGTGACTAAAAATATTCATGTAGACCAGGCCTTGAAGCGACAAGACCTGCATCATGCAGCTACATGATGATAATCCATAAAGTATGGACAAAGCTGCCCTAAGCAATTAACTTAAAATTACAGGGGAATCTCTAGTGTTGGCTGTGTAGTGCCTCACATGCAGTTCTCTTGCCCTTCTTGGTGAGGTTTCAGCACATGAAGCTTTGTAAATCTTCAGCCTTGTCCTTTGACAAAGCAAAGTTTTGGTGTTCTTGTGAAGAGCATTTTTGAGACGCTGAATACAAGAATTCCCTTTACAAATAATTCTTTTGTGAATATGTGAAGTCGTGAAGCAGGTTTTTACATCTACTTTAGAGAGTCCTCACACTTGTTCTGCAGTGTTCAATTCTGGCAGGTCAGTTTGATTCAGGGGCATTCTATCTCCTTGCATCATTTCAAAAGGTGTAGGGAAGCTCAAAGCCTAAATCTTAGATAATTTTGATTTGATTCTGAAGCTTAAACAGCATTATTAACAATATAAAGCTGagtagttatttttttttatcacagcTTGATCTGGAATTTCTGAATGTAAGGATTCAAACCGTTCATACGGTCCATTTCAATTTGCAAATTTGATCATATTACCACTTATATTTTTAAACCACATTAGCTTCAGTATGTAATTTCATATGGTTGCAAAATAAGGCTTGAATCTGCACTATGAAGGTTTTGAAGTTTGCTCTGGCTTTGCTTCCTGGCTGCAAAAGGTCTCTGAATGTATTTGTGAACATTGCTCTCATTTCATGAAGTTGGTTGAAGAGAGGCTTTTCTTCATTGTTATTAGGAAATGTTAATAACAGGAGTTGATAGTTCTGGGTCTCATCAAGGTATGATTaaagatggggtttttttatcatGAACAAAATCAGGCCTTTAGCCTGAGCAAATTGAAAGTGTATACCAGAGAAGCCTTCCCCAGTTCTGCCAATTCTGAAGTACACACGTAtatctgaaagaaaaccaaTTTGTGTGGGTTTTGGGGTATGGAAAGATCTCAAGGAGAACATCTAGCAAATGAGAGTGCTGTTACAGACTTGGGACTCTAAAATTAAAGTACTTGCCTGGATGTTTGCATCTGTATAGAGAATGTTTGCATATACTTTAGAGGCTTTCTGATGAGTTTAAGCTATGTATTTTTCCCCATCATTGCCTTGAATCTAGTAATCAACAATGACCATTATAAAATGCATGGTTTTTAGTCTGAGTTCTCTGTTTTGGCAGACAGTTTCATGTAGctgtttgatttatttatttatttatttattttaacctttttttttttagtgtgtaTGCAAGACTTCACCTTCTCTTGTTAGGTTATATCTTGAGTTGCAAATTAGAGAAGACAGTGGCTgcaacagcactgctgctggtCGTGTTTGTGAGGACTGGTGACTGCTGGAAACTTGACACTGGTTGACTCCCTGTGTGTACTGGCAGTGGCTTGGCTTTGCACAGATGGCTGGTTCTCTGGATCACTCCTTAACAAAATCCGAATCCTCCGACTAGAACGGGAACTGCACATTTTTCTGTTGCCTTTATTAGTTAAAGTCTAGCCCAGAGTGTTGTTTCTGGACCAACATACAGTTTCACCAAGAGAATAAAGTTAAAGTGCAGACAAGTAATGCTAGTTGGCAACTTGAGCTATTTCAGTACATGAAAGAAGTGTCTCTCTTGTTTTAAATCACAAAGATTTTGAGAAGTGACTGCAGAGACGTAGTAAGATATGGTGCAGTGCCTTTCTTTGAATTCATGGCCAAGAGTGGACTTGTGAAGTCTGGCTGAATTTAGGTGTCAGATGCATGGCAGACTGAGTTAAAATATTTACCAGCTGtcataaatgtaaaaatatatcaCAGAAGTTGAGAAGTGCAGATTTTTAATGCTTCAAATTATTTGTAAGGTCCGATCGCACTAAATACACAAATTCTACACTTGAGTTAAACTTAGTTTCAATTTAAACCTTGATTTTGTTGCCTTGACTAATAGTTGCCTTGACTAATGTTTTTTGAGTAGGAATTGTTACTCCTTAAAGTAAATTCGAGGTATTTGCAGGCCTGCTCATGTCCATTGTTGACTTAAATGCATATGTTTTGAGTAATGAATTTAATTACTTACAAACACTGATTTAGCATGTATCTTTTAACTTATTTCAAAGGAAGTATTTACACGTAGTCATTAAGTTACCCCAGCACAATTCCTATCAGCCTAGAATTGGAAAAAGTTGTTCATCCTTAGTACAGTAAAAGTTCAGACATCAAACGTAGTATATTGAATTAAACAAGGAAAATGGACTGACATTAATGCATGGCTTGTTTTCTATTTGATAATAGCAATGATAGATGAAAAACTGAGCTGGTTTTGTGTaatcaaataataattttaaattattagttCACTAATAATTTAGTCCATTGTGTGGACTCCtgctagaaaaataaatcagttgaCCCACAAAAGCTTCTGTGAGTGCTTAAGTTTCAAATTCCTTTTGGAGTGATTTAGtagtcatttaaaaaaaaaaaggcattcagGGAATTAAATCAAGGTATAATAAAAAAGCTGTAAGAActaatattttccctttagttTCTAGTTTAGTTAGGAACCTTTATGTTATATTCATATATAATCTCCAGGCAGGCTTAGCTAATGTACATAGACTAGGCCAATGCAGAAACTTTTGTAAAATCAAAAGATAAAGGAATAATCAGATTAGCACATAACTCTAAATTAAACAGTGAATTTACAGACAAATTAagaaatccttttcttttttttttctgtctactTAAGTATATTCTCCTTACTATGAACCTAGTTGCAGCTCTTGAATGCTTTCAGATATTAATTTCTAGCATAGTATTAGCTGCAGACCATCTGGCAAAAAAACTTTGTTTCAGTCCCAATGTGCATTTCAAGTGTTGATTGTTTTATCAAAATGCCACAAGAAAAACCTCACAGGTTTAATAAAACTGGTTTGTGTTCTTACTTTTGAAGGGATGCTGCCAGGTGTGTGTATTTTCACGCAGGTGTCTTTCAAATGTTTGTGTTTCTTACAGGAACTGAGTGACCTGCAGCGAGACCCACCGGCCCACTGTTCTGCTGGACCTGTTGGAGATGACTGTAAGCTTTTCATAGTACATAGTCagatttttacctttttttcagttatgaaaaagcttggaaaaatctctaattttttatctttttttactttcagtGTTTCATTGGCAAGCAACTATTATGGGTCCTGTAAGTATATCATTTGTGCCCCTTAGAATGTAAGACCTTGCTTCTCTTTTTGTTATGGAAGAATTCATTTGGGTTTCTATAAATCTAGCAGTCACATTCAGCTGTGCTGTGTATAGATTGAAGATTTAGGGTGATGTTTGTAGTAGTCTGGTACTAGTTGCTTTCTGTACCTTCAGAAATCCGTGCTGTGGTGGTTGATTTGGTAGGGGGGCCTACAAAGCAAAGAGCTGGCCTTTCAAAGATGATCAGATCAATTCTGGGAGATTCATCCATCTGAAAGGACAAAGAGTAGGTGAAATCCAGTATTAAAGTTGGTAACTCCAAGAGTGGAGTTGCACAGGGTGATTTTGGGGCTTTTAGACAGAGCATATTTTATTTGATGGCTGTGATATGGCTCTGGCAAAAGCAGATGACTTTTGCAAATTACAGGCCAGCAGTCGTGGGTGCTTTTGCTGGTTTCTGTGAGAGAAAAGTGCTTTCCTTGGGTTGAGGGAGCTCTGTAAAGACCCTAATTATGACCCTTGTCAAGGAAATGACATAAGAAAGGACAATAAAACTTAAAACCAGaaagttttaaaggaaaattgaaaagaattttagcaaaaaaagaataaagaacaACATGATCGGGTGGAAGGTGTGTTTCTTAATATTCTGGTAAGGAATTTGTATTCCTAGTGTTTTCCTTTTGGACTTACTCATTTGGAAAGACATGTCTCTGCTTCAGATGCTGAGCTGAGTTGCTGTGCGAGGTGAAATTTTGAGATAATACTTAATCCATTAAGATGCAGCATTGCATGCTGTAGAAAAGTTGAATTGTGTCTCCTTTAAGactatttcttcattttcagcaCAGCTGTTCTGAAGCAGTGAAAGATCAGTCACTAATTTGCCAGTGGTGTGCTGGAATCTGTTGTCCAACTTGTCAGTGGCCCAGCAGCAACTGTTTTTCTGCACTATACTAATgcttttgctatttttcttGAACAACCTTGTTCTTTCACATATAAAATCCTTCTGACCCTTGCCATTTTGCACTGAGATAAAGGGTcaacagcaaagcagcaaagaagaGTTAATGAAGCTTATGTGCTGAATGCCATCAGTAATGTCTCTGTCCTGAATAACTCTGATGACATGAGTGAGGGGAAATACTAGAACATAAATTTTGGcttaaattctattttcttctcCAGCTTGCAGTTTACCTTTCCTATTCTGTAGTGGAAAgtattcttttctttgcttcagGTTACTCAGATGTCTCTAGTTAAGGATAAGAATGAGCATCTCTTGCCAACCCTCCTCAGCCCTCTCTGCAGAGATACAGGAAGAGAATATCTCAAGATATTAATCCTTTATTGTGATAACAAAAGGAAATTAGGGATGTGCATCCTCTATGTTTCCTGATGGAAACATAGGACTAAAGCTTACCTTCAGAATTTGTTTCCTCTGTGTGGAAGTAGGGTAACCTCTTCTGCCTATGGATGTCATCAATTTGTTGTATATACCTTGCTCATAAAACATAGTGTGACTTCGCTTTGCCTCCTCTCTGACACTGAACTTGTCTCATCTTCAGCTTATTTTAACTTTGAAAAAATCCATTTAGTATTCAAGCAAGCAGTCCTTTCAAACCTAATTGGAATTACTGTGGCAACCTCTTCTGATGTTACCTAATGCTGACTTAGTATGACTATATATAACCTGCCTTACACTGCAACACTCTCTGCACTTTAAGGTGTAAGAAAACATGTCTTAGTGGACCACTGTGGCTCTACCTCTTACAGTCATATAGTCATCTCTAAAACCATTAATTTCCAAGGTAAAGATTTTTAGAAACAGTCTGCCTTTGGCTCCataagaaaaccccaaacctcaaTCTTCCTGCAGCTTTCCTGAGACTGACTTCCTATGTTGCTGTTTTAAACTTACCATGTAATGAGAgtggttttcttctttcccttaaTCAGAAATGGCAGAACTGCTCTCTATCATTCAGCATCAAGACTTTTccactcatttcttttttttttttttttttttaataaaaatgagagTTCTTCAACAGATGACTACAGCTGAGTTAATTGTATTAGCTCTGTGCAACCTGGACGTAAACCTGTGCACATGTTTTCTAACAAAATGCATGTTCACAGATTTGTACAGGTCACAAAGATGTTGTGTGTTTTAAAACTCCCCGATGTCATCATGATGAACTGAATTATGTTGGAAAATCCTACTCTTTGCCTCTGCAAAGAGAAACCACTTCTTAAGGTAAGTATATTTGTAGCTTAAGGATGGAGGAGGATAGGAGCAGCTGTGGTCTTGCACAGCGACAGGATTTGGAGGACTTGCTGTGGTTTTTGTGTTCCCCTCAGTGCAGTGAAGCTATTGCTCTGCAGATTTGTAGCTTCCCCAGTGGAACACTGctccctccttttctctgcccagcagggcagggctcaggAGCTGTGTTGTGCCTCTGCAGTAGTAGCCACGACTGGCTCTACTTTAGCTCTGCAGGCCAGTGGGAGGGTTCCATTCCCTCGGTGCCTTCCCAGGATACGGCCCACAGTGGGCTGTGTACTGGGGAAAAACCAGATTTGCTCTGGAAGGTTATCTGCATTCAAAAGGGAAACTCTAAAATGGCTGAAATATAttaatgtgttttatttgttttgtttttttccccagcctgaTAGTGCATATCAAGGGGGTGTATTTTTTCTCACAGTACACTTTCCAACAGACTATCCTTTCAAACCACCAAAAGTAAGTCCTTTCTTTGAACTTATCACAGTTTTTTGGTCAAAACTTTGTTTCTGTGTCTTAGTTCTTTGAGGCTTAATTTTGGAAGTTAAAACCAGAAAGGTGAGCAACCCACATGTTCTTTGTGGATGACAGATAAGACTGTAAAAAAGTTGTCTTGGCATATCTAGTATGACTGGAAAGGGAGGGATGATGTTAAGGATTCCAAATGtaataaacataattttatgctagttggtttggttttatttttttattacagatTGCTTTTACAACAAAAATATATCACCCAAACATAAACAGTAATGGGAGTATTTGTCTTGATATCCTGAGATCACAATGGTCACCAGCTCTGACTGTATCTAAAGGTAAGCTCACTGATTTGATAATGCATTTATGAAATTGCATACACATGGCATTTTTTCGTGTATTGCTGCACTGTCTTAAAGGTGGCAGTGGGGACTCGTTTATCCTGCACATTTCAGAAAGGGCAAATTCCTTTGGAATTCTTTTTATGATCCCAGATCTTGAACAGCTTGTTGGGAGTGTCacattacagaaaaatatgtgCATGGCAAAGAAACGTTCTAAAACAAGTTGAGTAAGGTAATAAATGTCCAATCAGCCTGAAATGCAACTTCTGTATTAAGGCTGACAGTCACGCAGAACTGAGGAGAAACTGGTGAGCAGGGCTTCAAAGTCAAATGATTTTGGATGTAAATGGAAAACCCTGATACTGACAAGTGTGGGCTTAGGTGATTGCCTGGGATGACTCTTTGGGTGGCCTGAGCACCCTTGTGTGGGCTAAGGTCTTAATtacactttattttaaaatgagataaaTTGTTCTGGTTTGCGTTCCTCCGTAAGatggatattttaaaatgtagctCCTTTCAAAGTCATCAGCAaaagatttattaaaatattcttgTCCTGTAGTTAAACTTTCTCTAGTTAAACACTGTAGATTTTTGGAATATTGAATTAATAGTTAAGCAGTTCTTTTGTTGCAGGCATTTTGTGTCACTTCAAAAGCTGCTTAAAATGTGGGTGCTGTTGTTTTTTCTCACCCACCTTCAAAATGCTAAGGCACGCTTAAGTCATTACAGAATTTCCCATGTGACTCAAAAGGTTAAACAGTATCACATCTTGTTCTGTGCTTGGGAGCTCTCCAGACCATGTCTTTTTTTAGAACAGTGTCATTGCATTGGGTgtacaagcaaagaaaaaaaatgttagtcTTTATCCAATGGAAATTGGTCTATGCAAGTCCAGTTGCCATCCCTTCTTGGAAAAGCAACTTCTCATGCACACAGCCTCGTGCAGTAATCTGACAAGCTGTATGAAATCTGAGTCTAATACTGTTTCCTGAAGTCATTGCTGAACTACTCTTGTGTCTTGCTGAGTTACTCTTGTGTGTCCTTGGTATCAGCTTTTCACAGAAATTAGTTGGTTTGTAGATACCCAAAAAATTTTCTTGTTTCTAATTATTTAGCAAATGAAAGTTGGCGTTCAGGTTTAACACTTGGCATCTACAACTGAAAACTCTCAGTTTTTAGATCTTCAGCAACTTTCTATCTTGTTGAGTGCT is a genomic window containing:
- the UBE2D1 gene encoding ubiquitin-conjugating enzyme E2 D1 isoform X3 — translated: MALKRIQKELSDLQRDPPAHCSAGPVGDDLFHWQATIMGPPDSAYQGGVFFLTVHFPTDYPFKPPKIAFTTKIYHPNINSNGSICLDILRSQWSPALTVSKVLLSICSLLCDPNPDDPLVPDIAQIYKSDKEKYNRHAREWTQKYAM
- the UBE2D1 gene encoding ubiquitin-conjugating enzyme E2 D1 isoform X1; this translates as MDFYQKLVVVTRATKLTLLQELSDLQRDPPAHCSAGPVGDDLFHWQATIMGPPDSAYQGGVFFLTVHFPTDYPFKPPKIAFTTKIYHPNINSNGSICLDILRSQWSPALTVSKVLLSICSLLCDPNPDDPLVPDIAQIYKSDKEKYNRHAREWTQKYAM
- the UBE2D1 gene encoding ubiquitin-conjugating enzyme E2 D1 isoform X4, giving the protein MLENPTLCLCKEKPLLKPDSAYQGGVFFLTVHFPTDYPFKPPKIAFTTKIYHPNINSNGSICLDILRSQWSPALTVSKVLLSICSLLCDPNPDDPLVPDIAQIYKSDKEKYNRHAREWTQKYAM
- the UBE2D1 gene encoding ubiquitin-conjugating enzyme E2 D1 isoform X2; translated protein: MNFIRSSEYELSDLQRDPPAHCSAGPVGDDLFHWQATIMGPPDSAYQGGVFFLTVHFPTDYPFKPPKIAFTTKIYHPNINSNGSICLDILRSQWSPALTVSKVLLSICSLLCDPNPDDPLVPDIAQIYKSDKEKYNRHAREWTQKYAM